From a single Mycolicibacterium mengxianglii genomic region:
- a CDS encoding nuclear transport factor 2 family protein has protein sequence MNEWFGREQVCLAFCEHRFEDVFPHLAANVRWTVPGYMVLEGADALIRTCRETAESVLATTKVVDRQLVVGGRDAVVVDSFTRYQSPSGVTAVSDCHIFEFVGAQITAITSYAVEVDPDNLGAPASAPQRR, from the coding sequence GTGAACGAGTGGTTCGGTCGGGAGCAGGTCTGTCTGGCCTTCTGCGAACACCGCTTCGAGGACGTCTTCCCGCACCTGGCCGCCAATGTGCGTTGGACCGTGCCCGGTTACATGGTGCTCGAAGGCGCCGACGCGTTGATCCGGACCTGCCGCGAGACCGCGGAGAGCGTGCTGGCCACCACCAAGGTCGTGGACCGTCAGTTGGTGGTCGGAGGCCGCGACGCCGTGGTGGTCGACTCCTTCACGCGGTATCAGAGCCCCAGTGGGGTGACCGCCGTGTCCGATTGCCACATCTTCGAATTCGTGGGAGCACAAATCACCGCGATCACCTCTTATGCCGTCGAAGTCGACCCGGACAATCTGGGAGCTCCGGCCTCGGCGCCGCAGCGTCGGTGA
- a CDS encoding phosphotransferase, whose product MTPTKTSATDPRPAGLLTSAAGLTAHLGRGIARVVTAPLVGRARPLPRRITDLDAAALTRLLGRPVTSVSVLGGDDGTSSRARLALTGDDGVPASVFVKMPARTAATRLMGELGRLADTEVRFYQQLSPGITGVPRCHAAAFDPVTGGFVLVLEDLAAGPCEFPDTLHPVDPDRAALVVELLAGVHAQYWERFAGDRTLDWVYTASADHTSLLTGSLLNMSARRLAARTDLPIENGRFIIDNYRAVARLIDRPPHTVMHGDAHPGNLYFRDGRAGLLDWQAVRRGHPGRELAYTLVTSMTPEQRRTSQHELLDTYRDALAAAGGPMLDRDDLFLRYRQGALYAYVAALITAGMGGMQNEDIAMAGLARAVTALDDLETVAALRAAR is encoded by the coding sequence TTGACTCCGACCAAGACCTCGGCGACCGACCCCCGCCCGGCAGGCCTGCTGACTTCCGCCGCCGGGCTGACCGCGCACCTCGGCCGCGGGATCGCCCGCGTCGTCACCGCGCCGCTGGTCGGCCGGGCCCGACCCCTGCCCCGCCGCATCACCGATCTGGACGCCGCCGCCCTCACCCGGCTGCTGGGCCGACCCGTGACCTCGGTATCCGTTCTCGGAGGAGACGACGGCACCTCCTCCCGCGCACGGCTCGCGCTCACCGGCGACGACGGCGTGCCCGCCTCGGTGTTCGTCAAGATGCCCGCCCGCACCGCCGCGACCCGGCTCATGGGTGAACTGGGCCGGCTCGCCGACACCGAAGTGCGGTTTTATCAACAGCTTTCACCGGGGATCACCGGCGTGCCACGCTGCCACGCCGCCGCATTCGACCCGGTCACCGGCGGCTTCGTGCTGGTGCTCGAAGACCTGGCGGCCGGGCCGTGCGAATTCCCCGACACGCTGCACCCCGTCGACCCGGACCGGGCGGCACTGGTGGTCGAACTGCTCGCCGGTGTGCACGCGCAGTACTGGGAACGCTTTGCCGGTGACCGGACGCTGGACTGGGTCTACACCGCCTCCGCCGATCACACCTCGCTGCTGACCGGGTCACTGCTGAACATGTCGGCGCGCCGGTTGGCGGCACGCACCGACCTCCCCATCGAGAACGGCCGGTTCATCATCGACAACTACCGCGCAGTGGCCCGACTGATCGACCGCCCGCCGCATACGGTGATGCACGGCGACGCCCACCCGGGCAACCTGTACTTCCGCGACGGCCGGGCGGGGCTCCTGGATTGGCAGGCGGTGCGGCGTGGGCACCCGGGCCGCGAACTGGCCTACACCCTGGTCACCAGCATGACCCCCGAGCAGCGCCGCACCAGCCAACACGAACTGCTCGACACCTACCGCGACGCGCTGGCGGCGGCCGGGGGGCCGATGCTCGACCGCGACGACCTGTTCCTGCGCTACCGGCAGGGCGCGCTGTACGCCTACGTCGCCGCCCTGATCACCGCGGGGATGGGCGGGATGCAGAACGAGGACATCGCGATGGCGGGGCTGGCCCGCGCCGTGACCGCCCTCGATGATCTCGAGACTGTGGCGGCACTGCGCGCCGCCAGGTGA
- a CDS encoding acyl-CoA dehydrogenase family protein → MDFSRLELSEQDQAFLGELRAFLGAQVTDEVIRRDRETGENFDEGVHLALGAAGYLAADWTAEADGGFTAVQRRIWELEIGRAHTPWFHWGTTALVATFVARFASEELREEVLPGVLSGEIRLCLGYTEPEGGSDVATCKTKAVRDDDGSAWTVNGAKMFTSNAHNSRYVFLLTNTDPGGPKHRNLTLFLVPLATAGIEIQGIRTVDGDRTNIVYYSDVRVDDRCRIGEVNGGWTVMRAALQAEHGVAEVDSAGLQRLATMTEQALLTAEALDAVAAVAAAPDAGGRRRIEDASVAYRLGRSAARLEAALSTPGMFGRVAIAATMREIAPDMMDVLGAAAALPVETEGAAADGAAEYVFRLAGPTGIYGGTLEVFRNMIAQQVLGLPRPVYSPPR, encoded by the coding sequence ATGGACTTCTCCCGACTCGAGCTCAGCGAACAGGATCAGGCGTTCCTGGGCGAACTGCGGGCGTTTCTCGGTGCCCAGGTCACCGACGAGGTGATCCGGCGGGACCGCGAGACGGGGGAGAACTTCGACGAAGGAGTGCACCTCGCGCTCGGAGCGGCGGGATATCTGGCCGCGGACTGGACCGCCGAGGCCGACGGCGGATTCACCGCGGTGCAGCGGCGGATCTGGGAACTCGAGATCGGCCGCGCTCACACGCCGTGGTTCCATTGGGGCACAACGGCATTGGTGGCGACCTTCGTCGCTCGGTTCGCCTCTGAAGAGCTGCGCGAGGAGGTGCTGCCCGGGGTGTTGTCGGGTGAGATCCGGCTCTGCCTGGGCTACACCGAGCCCGAGGGCGGCTCCGACGTGGCGACGTGCAAGACCAAGGCGGTGCGCGACGACGACGGATCAGCGTGGACGGTCAACGGCGCCAAGATGTTCACCTCCAACGCGCACAACAGCCGCTATGTGTTCCTGTTGACCAACACCGATCCCGGCGGGCCCAAACACCGCAATCTCACGCTGTTCCTGGTGCCGTTGGCTACCGCGGGTATCGAGATCCAGGGCATCCGCACCGTCGACGGCGATCGCACCAATATCGTCTATTACAGCGACGTCCGGGTTGACGACCGGTGCCGAATCGGTGAGGTCAACGGCGGCTGGACCGTGATGCGCGCGGCACTCCAGGCCGAACATGGTGTGGCCGAAGTGGATTCGGCCGGCCTGCAACGATTGGCAACGATGACCGAGCAGGCGCTGCTGACCGCCGAGGCGCTCGACGCGGTTGCCGCGGTGGCCGCCGCGCCGGATGCCGGTGGGCGCAGGCGGATCGAGGACGCGTCGGTGGCCTACCGTCTGGGCCGCAGCGCGGCCCGGCTCGAGGCTGCGCTGAGCACGCCGGGGATGTTCGGCCGGGTCGCGATCGCTGCGACGATGCGTGAGATCGCCCCGGACATGATGGACGTGCTGGGGGCCGCGGCCGCATTGCCCGTCGAGACCGAGGGCGCGGCCGCCGACGGCGCCGCCGAGTATGTGTTCCGGTTGGCCGGGCCGACCGGTATCTACGGCGGCACCCTGGAGGTGTTCCGGAACATGATCGCCCAGCAGGTGCTCGGTTTGCCCCGGCCGGTCTACTCGCCGCCGAGATAG
- a CDS encoding TetR/AcrR family transcriptional regulator, with protein MSYTTSLEGIVSFPEGHVSATSPQIKRRRADAFANVNRIVAAAREVFSAQGDSATLTDVAARAGVGNATLYRHFANRQALAAAVYEDIFVTEVEPVITALVESEAPRESFLDVIVRLTEVMSQQRPLLSSLDHLAELTAQLFRRNHELVAALVATGQAKGDLRADITADDVPTFVAMVTTASVALHQTADLRRRYLSLMVDALDPAGAQPLPGWTTPGDRVPYLGGE; from the coding sequence ATGAGCTACACCACGTCTTTGGAGGGCATCGTGAGTTTTCCGGAAGGGCATGTGAGCGCCACTTCCCCGCAGATCAAACGCCGCCGCGCGGACGCGTTCGCCAACGTGAACCGCATCGTCGCGGCGGCGCGTGAGGTTTTCTCCGCCCAGGGTGACTCCGCCACGTTGACCGACGTCGCCGCCCGCGCCGGAGTCGGCAATGCCACGCTGTACCGCCACTTCGCCAACCGGCAGGCGCTCGCGGCGGCGGTCTACGAAGACATCTTCGTCACCGAGGTGGAACCGGTGATCACCGCGCTGGTCGAGAGCGAGGCCCCCCGGGAATCGTTCCTCGACGTCATCGTGCGGCTGACGGAAGTGATGAGCCAACAACGCCCCCTACTGTCCTCCCTGGACCACCTCGCCGAGCTGACTGCGCAGCTGTTCCGGCGCAACCACGAACTGGTGGCGGCCCTGGTGGCCACCGGCCAGGCCAAAGGCGATCTGCGCGCCGACATCACCGCCGATGACGTGCCCACCTTCGTGGCGATGGTGACCACCGCATCGGTTGCGCTGCACCAGACCGCCGATCTACGCCGGCGTTACCTGAGCCTGATGGTCGACGCACTCGACCCCGCCGGGGCGCAACCACTCCCGGGCTGGACCACTCCGGGTGATCGCGTGCCCTATCTCGGCGGCGAGTAG